A stretch of Schaalia odontolytica DNA encodes these proteins:
- a CDS encoding O-antigen ligase family protein, with the protein MTYEASAVSDAVGSDRDDALRTRMMRYTVAAMFFVGFAGKGVRGIFGDIGSLVPMLILLVSFVVLFRTSGRSLSLRRFPTTTCLFVAWCALSCAWSVAPLQSLQYAVLSSALTLVSIAVAVALPLTELVGALILAFQWIIGSSFILEALVAFFGRGPLAPPIMWGRGLLPASYYWVDGLLLEGGPIQGFPGNRNPLAFIALLLAVCLVLRYMQTRASRLSTFVWLGLCGAVLLLTQSATVALSTVGCFLVIAGLVVQRRVPVHLRLRVVGMFAGIGVLTAIAAFFCRHMIADAFGRSPDMSGRSVIWHAVAPLVRQRPIGGWGWFIGWPTEMEPFASLVIRPDGTPTNQAHNVYVEAALTTGFVGAAMITVAIVWTLYRVVKVAVAHIDDNLWDVIPAVIIIAMFIQSFTESRLLFEGNWMLFVVIATWVKVRGEVPVVWPSAARQHLEYS; encoded by the coding sequence ATGACGTATGAGGCGAGCGCCGTGAGCGATGCCGTGGGGAGCGATCGAGACGACGCCCTGCGCACGCGCATGATGCGCTACACAGTTGCTGCGATGTTCTTTGTCGGCTTTGCCGGCAAAGGTGTTCGTGGCATCTTCGGGGATATTGGCTCGCTTGTTCCGATGCTGATCCTGCTTGTGTCGTTTGTGGTGCTCTTCCGTACCTCCGGGCGCTCGCTGTCGCTGCGTCGCTTTCCGACTACCACGTGTCTCTTTGTTGCCTGGTGTGCCCTGTCGTGCGCGTGGTCCGTGGCCCCTCTACAAAGCCTGCAATACGCGGTCTTATCCTCGGCTCTGACGCTCGTCTCCATCGCCGTGGCCGTTGCGCTGCCGCTCACCGAGCTCGTGGGCGCGTTGATCCTCGCCTTCCAGTGGATTATTGGCTCTTCGTTCATTCTCGAGGCTCTGGTCGCCTTCTTTGGCCGAGGCCCTCTCGCTCCTCCCATCATGTGGGGGAGGGGGCTCTTGCCTGCGTCGTACTACTGGGTGGACGGATTGCTCCTGGAGGGCGGGCCGATCCAGGGGTTCCCCGGGAACAGGAATCCTCTTGCTTTCATCGCACTGCTTCTGGCGGTGTGTTTAGTTCTTCGATACATGCAGACGAGGGCCTCCCGGCTATCGACGTTCGTGTGGCTCGGCTTGTGCGGTGCAGTGTTGCTATTGACGCAGTCTGCGACGGTCGCTCTCTCGACTGTCGGCTGCTTCCTCGTCATCGCGGGCCTCGTCGTGCAGCGCCGAGTTCCGGTGCACCTGCGTCTACGTGTCGTCGGCATGTTCGCAGGCATCGGTGTTCTTACCGCGATTGCAGCGTTCTTCTGCCGCCACATGATCGCCGACGCTTTCGGTCGTAGCCCTGACATGAGCGGGCGTTCCGTCATCTGGCATGCGGTGGCGCCGCTCGTCAGGCAGCGTCCGATCGGCGGGTGGGGCTGGTTTATTGGTTGGCCCACGGAGATGGAACCTTTCGCATCTCTCGTCATCCGGCCCGATGGGACGCCGACTAATCAAGCGCACAACGTGTACGTCGAGGCGGCGCTCACGACCGGCTTTGTGGGCGCAGCCATGATCACCGTCGCCATCGTTTGGACGCTCTACCGCGTCGTGAAAGTCGCCGTGGCCCACATCGACGACAACCTGTGGGATGTTATTCCGGCGGTCATCATCATCGCGATGTTTATTCAGTCGTTTACTGAGTCGCGCCTGCTCTTCGAGGGCAACTGGATGCTCTTCGTCGTGATAGCGACGTGGGTGAAGGTCCGGGGCGAGGTTCCCGTGGTCTGGCCGTCGGCGGCCCGCCAACATCTCGAATATTCTTAA
- the argH gene encoding argininosuccinate lyase translates to MSQSEKHVSLWGGRFSGGPSQALAALSVSTHFDFRLAHVDIAGSHAHADELHRVGLLSDQECAEMHDALARLDADVASGAFVPAPDDEDVHTALERGLIERAGATLGGKLRAGRSRNDQIATLIRVYLREEARHLAGRVLDIAQALVGQAVRAGDAVMPGRTHMQHAQPVLVAHHLLAHVWPLLRDVARLRDWDKRAAISPYGSGALAGNTLGMDPRRIAAALGFTDSVENSIDGTAARDVVAEFAFVCAQIGIDISRLSEEIVIWNTKEFGYVTLDDSYSTGSSIMPQKKNPDVAELARGKAGRLIGDLTGLLAVLKGIPLAYDRDLQEDKEPVFDQIDTLDVLCPAVAGMIDTMTIHLDRLDELAPQGFSLATDIAEWLVKQGVPFRDAHEISGACVRLAEARGVELADLTDEELAQASAALTPEVRSVLTVEGSVGARRGRGGTAPERVREQIAEAETGLADAREWAATALR, encoded by the coding sequence ATGTCGCAGTCCGAAAAGCACGTCTCGCTGTGGGGTGGCCGTTTTTCTGGTGGGCCTTCGCAGGCACTGGCTGCACTGAGCGTGTCGACGCACTTCGACTTCCGCCTGGCGCACGTGGATATCGCTGGCTCGCACGCGCACGCTGATGAGCTGCATCGCGTTGGGCTGTTGAGCGACCAGGAGTGCGCCGAAATGCACGATGCTTTGGCACGCCTCGACGCCGATGTTGCTTCGGGTGCTTTTGTGCCTGCGCCCGACGATGAAGACGTCCACACTGCGCTTGAGCGTGGCCTCATCGAGCGAGCCGGAGCGACGCTGGGTGGCAAGCTCCGCGCAGGACGTTCTCGCAACGATCAGATTGCCACGCTCATCCGTGTGTACCTGCGTGAGGAGGCTCGTCATCTGGCCGGGCGTGTTCTCGATATCGCCCAGGCTCTCGTTGGGCAGGCCGTGCGCGCCGGTGACGCGGTGATGCCGGGGCGTACGCACATGCAGCACGCGCAGCCTGTCCTCGTTGCGCACCACCTGTTGGCACACGTGTGGCCGCTGCTGCGCGACGTCGCACGTCTGCGCGACTGGGACAAGCGCGCGGCCATCTCCCCGTATGGTTCGGGCGCGCTCGCCGGTAATACGCTCGGTATGGATCCGCGTCGCATTGCGGCTGCGCTCGGCTTCACCGACTCCGTCGAAAACTCGATCGACGGCACGGCTGCTCGTGACGTGGTTGCTGAGTTCGCCTTCGTGTGTGCACAGATCGGCATCGACATTTCGCGCCTGTCCGAAGAGATTGTCATCTGGAATACGAAGGAGTTCGGCTACGTGACTCTGGACGACTCGTACTCCACGGGTTCGTCGATCATGCCGCAGAAGAAGAACCCCGACGTCGCGGAGCTGGCCCGCGGTAAGGCTGGCCGACTGATCGGTGACCTGACCGGTTTGCTCGCGGTGCTCAAGGGCATTCCGCTCGCCTACGACCGCGATCTTCAGGAGGACAAGGAGCCGGTGTTCGACCAGATCGACACCCTTGATGTCCTGTGTCCGGCCGTCGCCGGCATGATCGACACGATGACGATTCATCTCGACCGTCTCGATGAGCTGGCTCCCCAGGGATTCTCGCTCGCCACCGACATCGCCGAATGGCTCGTCAAGCAGGGCGTTCCGTTCCGTGATGCGCACGAGATCTCGGGTGCGTGCGTGCGCCTGGCCGAGGCCAGGGGAGTGGAGCTCGCTGACCTGACCGACGAGGAACTCGCCCAGGCCTCGGCGGCTCTGACCCCCGAGGTCCGTTCGGTGCTGACCGTCGAAGGCTCAGTCGGTGCCCGCCGTGGGCGTGGTGGCACTGCCCCTGAGCGCGTCCGTGAGCAGATCGCCGAGGCCGAGACTGGCCTCGCCGATGCGCGCGAGTGGGCGGCTACGGCGCTGCGCTAA
- the tyrS gene encoding tyrosine--tRNA ligase, whose translation MTDILDELQWRGLLAQHTDLEALREHLNAGPVTFYCGYDPTAPSLHHGHLVQLIVMRHLQLAGHRPLALVGGATGQIGDPRQSGERQLQSTEVVKGWADRLHSQISKFLDFEGPAAATMVNNLDWTQEMSAIDLLRTIGKYFRVGTMLNKDIVARRIASDEGISYTEFSYQVLQANDFLELYRRNGCTLETGGNDQWGNMVGGVDLIRKVEGVDTHVMTTPIITKADGTKFGKSEGGAIWLDPEMMTPYAFYQFWLQVADDDVVRFLKIFTFKSREEIEALAVEVAERPHQRAAQKALAASVTELVHGADQLQRVLAATDALWGGGDIRDLDEATLAAATADLPRASLTVGESTVVDALVALGFEKGKTAARRTISSGGASINNVKVEDPEAVLREEDVLAGGLALIRKGRKNLAVLELS comes from the coding sequence GTGACAGACATTCTGGACGAACTGCAGTGGCGTGGGCTGCTCGCTCAGCACACCGACCTCGAGGCGCTCCGCGAGCACCTGAACGCCGGACCTGTCACCTTCTATTGCGGCTATGATCCGACCGCGCCGTCTCTGCACCACGGACACCTGGTTCAGCTGATCGTGATGCGTCACCTTCAGCTCGCCGGTCACCGTCCGCTCGCTCTCGTTGGCGGCGCCACCGGGCAGATTGGCGACCCCCGTCAGAGTGGTGAGCGTCAGCTTCAGTCGACCGAGGTCGTGAAGGGATGGGCGGATCGCCTGCATTCGCAGATCTCGAAGTTCCTCGACTTCGAGGGACCCGCTGCGGCCACGATGGTGAACAACCTGGACTGGACGCAGGAGATGAGCGCGATCGACCTGCTGCGCACTATCGGCAAGTACTTCCGCGTGGGCACCATGCTCAATAAGGACATCGTTGCCCGCCGTATTGCCTCCGACGAGGGCATCTCCTACACGGAGTTCTCTTACCAGGTGCTCCAGGCCAATGACTTCCTCGAGCTCTACCGCCGCAACGGCTGCACGCTTGAAACCGGCGGTAACGACCAGTGGGGCAACATGGTGGGTGGCGTCGACCTGATCCGTAAGGTCGAGGGCGTCGACACCCATGTGATGACCACGCCGATTATTACCAAGGCCGACGGAACCAAGTTCGGCAAGTCTGAGGGCGGTGCCATCTGGCTCGACCCCGAGATGATGACCCCCTACGCCTTCTACCAGTTCTGGCTCCAGGTCGCGGACGACGACGTCGTGCGCTTCCTGAAGATCTTCACGTTCAAGTCTCGTGAAGAGATCGAGGCGTTGGCCGTCGAGGTCGCCGAGCGTCCGCACCAGCGCGCCGCGCAGAAGGCACTCGCTGCATCGGTTACTGAGCTCGTGCACGGCGCCGATCAGCTCCAGCGTGTTCTTGCCGCGACGGACGCCCTGTGGGGCGGTGGCGACATCCGTGATCTTGATGAGGCTACCCTGGCCGCAGCAACCGCCGATCTGCCGCGCGCTTCCCTCACCGTCGGTGAGTCGACTGTGGTCGATGCGCTCGTTGCTCTCGGCTTTGAGAAGGGCAAGACCGCGGCACGCCGTACGATCTCGTCCGGCGGCGCCTCTATCAACAACGTCAAGGTTGAGGATCCCGAGGCTGTACTGCGCGAAGAAGACGTTCTCGCCGGTGGACTGGCTCTCATTCGTAAGGGCCGTAAGAACCTCGCGGTGCTGGAGCTCAGCTGA
- a CDS encoding HAD-IIA family hydrolase, with translation MAGQLIDLDPEAAYQHAQAAVARAGRVDVVREAAALTAYASGRYEEALREVRAVRRMRGDSSLRAVEADAERGLGHPEKAVEIIDATDPSTLDLAEQVELVLVSSGARADLGQAEVGLVIVDDALAALPAEAEDELRRRLMEVKAQRLLDLGREDEAAEVIASMPAEVEDAEIVDIAMYADADVDGKRSPLRGSGAALAEEYDCALLDLDGTAWSGDETIEHAAASVIEAREAGMASAFVTNNAMRTPQQVTDKLNSMDFQATPDMVMTSAMDIAAIMAEELEEGSKVFVIGGAGLRLALEERGFVLVESADEEPVAVVQGLDKKVDWALLSEGAFAIERGAAFYASNLDATLPIERGQALGNGSLVRAIQHATRKRPIAGGKPEPGIYRRAGELVGAQNPLAVGDRLETDIMGAVAAGVPALHVLTGVHQARDVIRAPRGQRPTYLAIDMRGLLEAHPAPKHHRDGTWTCGVSQVAKATRSGVLTLDDVELTEPVTISIDSYRALAAAAWEYADGAGTPVSCPEITVVDNDDPAGIVSQPGPVAAADEDDFYDVAADADKLPEPGASTPAFLPGEEELEELLERTADLDEQA, from the coding sequence ATGGCTGGGCAGCTGATCGATCTTGATCCCGAGGCCGCCTACCAGCATGCACAGGCCGCCGTTGCGCGCGCCGGCCGCGTTGACGTAGTGCGCGAGGCAGCTGCGCTCACCGCTTACGCCTCGGGTCGCTACGAGGAGGCGCTGCGCGAAGTGCGCGCTGTGCGCCGTATGCGTGGCGATTCCTCGTTGCGTGCCGTGGAAGCCGACGCTGAGCGTGGCCTTGGCCATCCGGAAAAGGCCGTCGAAATCATCGACGCCACCGATCCCTCGACCCTCGACCTTGCCGAGCAGGTCGAGCTCGTGCTCGTCTCCTCCGGCGCCCGCGCCGATCTTGGCCAGGCCGAGGTTGGCCTCGTGATCGTTGACGATGCGCTTGCAGCGCTGCCGGCTGAAGCTGAAGACGAACTTCGCCGTCGCCTGATGGAGGTCAAGGCGCAGCGACTGCTTGACCTTGGTCGCGAAGACGAAGCCGCAGAGGTCATTGCGTCGATGCCCGCCGAGGTTGAGGACGCGGAAATCGTCGATATCGCGATGTACGCCGATGCCGACGTGGATGGCAAGCGTTCTCCGCTGCGTGGCTCTGGCGCGGCTCTGGCTGAAGAATACGACTGCGCACTGCTCGACCTTGACGGTACCGCGTGGTCCGGTGACGAGACGATCGAGCACGCGGCCGCGTCGGTGATCGAGGCACGCGAGGCCGGCATGGCTTCCGCCTTCGTCACCAACAATGCGATGCGTACCCCCCAGCAGGTGACCGACAAGCTTAACTCCATGGACTTCCAGGCGACGCCTGACATGGTCATGACCTCCGCGATGGACATCGCAGCGATCATGGCTGAAGAGCTCGAGGAGGGCTCGAAGGTCTTCGTCATCGGCGGCGCTGGTCTGCGTCTCGCTCTCGAGGAGCGTGGCTTTGTCCTGGTGGAAAGTGCCGATGAGGAGCCTGTTGCCGTCGTTCAGGGCCTCGACAAGAAGGTCGACTGGGCGCTGCTGTCCGAAGGCGCTTTCGCCATCGAGCGCGGGGCCGCCTTCTACGCCTCGAACCTTGATGCGACCCTGCCTATCGAGCGTGGCCAGGCACTGGGCAACGGCTCGCTGGTCCGCGCTATTCAGCACGCGACGCGCAAGCGTCCGATCGCTGGCGGCAAGCCTGAGCCGGGTATCTACCGCCGTGCCGGCGAGCTCGTGGGCGCGCAGAACCCGCTCGCTGTCGGTGACCGTCTCGAGACCGACATCATGGGTGCTGTCGCCGCCGGTGTGCCTGCCCTGCATGTCCTGACGGGCGTTCACCAGGCGCGCGACGTCATCCGCGCCCCGCGCGGACAGCGCCCCACCTACCTCGCGATCGACATGCGTGGTCTGCTGGAGGCGCACCCGGCACCCAAGCACCACCGCGATGGTACCTGGACCTGCGGTGTCTCCCAGGTTGCCAAGGCCACGCGCTCCGGTGTGCTCACGCTCGACGACGTCGAACTGACCGAGCCTGTCACGATTAGCATCGACTCCTACCGTGCACTCGCCGCCGCGGCCTGGGAATATGCGGATGGCGCCGGCACGCCGGTCAGCTGCCCCGAGATCACGGTCGTCGACAACGACGATCCCGCTGGCATCGTCTCCCAGCCCGGCCCTGTTGCCGCCGCGGACGAGGATGACTTCTACGATGTGGCTGCGGATGCCGACAAGCTGCCCGAACCGGGGGCTTCGACCCCCGCGTTCCTACCCGGTGAGGAGGAGCTCGAGGAGCTCCTGGAACGCACGGCAGATCTGGACGAGCAGGCCTGA
- a CDS encoding TlyA family RNA methyltransferase — protein sequence MKLRRIDSELVRRGLAKSRAAAAQMIEDGRVKLDGQIVLKPARQMDPAQAIVVEESDDPEYVSRGAHKLAGALDALGDKAPLIEGRRALDAGASTGGFTDVLLRRGAASVVAVDVGYGQLAWKLQSDPRVEVHDRTNVRTLDPASVAPAPELVVGDMSFISLTLVLPALVAAAAPDADFLLMVKPQFEIGKERLGHGGVVRNPEHHVETVETVARCAIDLGLDIAAIAASPLPGPSGNVEYFVHMRRDYPDPIDPMQLTDYIRRAVEAGPAGGSR from the coding sequence ATGAAGTTACGCAGAATCGACTCCGAGCTAGTGCGCCGCGGCCTCGCGAAGTCCCGTGCCGCTGCCGCACAGATGATCGAGGACGGGCGCGTCAAGCTCGATGGTCAGATCGTGCTCAAGCCCGCTCGCCAAATGGATCCCGCTCAGGCGATCGTCGTCGAGGAATCGGACGATCCGGAATACGTATCGCGTGGTGCTCACAAGCTTGCGGGTGCACTTGACGCGCTCGGCGACAAGGCACCGCTGATCGAGGGGCGTCGGGCTCTGGACGCTGGTGCCTCGACGGGGGGTTTTACTGACGTGTTGTTGCGCCGCGGTGCAGCATCCGTCGTCGCCGTCGACGTCGGGTATGGCCAGCTTGCGTGGAAGCTGCAGAGCGACCCCCGCGTGGAGGTGCACGATCGGACGAACGTGCGCACCCTCGATCCGGCTTCCGTCGCTCCCGCCCCGGAACTTGTGGTCGGCGATATGTCGTTCATTTCGCTGACGCTGGTACTTCCTGCGCTCGTCGCAGCGGCCGCGCCCGACGCCGATTTCCTCCTGATGGTCAAACCCCAGTTTGAAATCGGTAAGGAACGCCTCGGCCATGGAGGCGTCGTTCGTAATCCCGAGCACCATGTCGAAACCGTGGAAACGGTTGCGCGGTGTGCCATCGACCTTGGCTTGGATATCGCTGCGATCGCTGCGTCACCGCTGCCCGGTCCGTCCGGCAACGTCGAGTATTTCGTGCACATGCGGCGCGACTATCCGGATCCCATCGATCCCATGCAGCTCACTGACTACATACGGCGTGCGGTTGAAGCCGGTCCCGCTGGAGGTTCCCGATGA